AAAGGCACTTATCGGGTGAGCACAACCCCGGGCTGACCAGGCTTCCTGACCCAAGTGCCCAAAAATCTGAAGCATGAGCCAGGAGGGTCAGGGGTGACAGCAGAGAGGGCAGTGGGGACCCTACACCATCCCTGCTCACTGCACCCCACCGGCACACCTCCAGGCTTTTCAATTTTAAAGCTGAGCCCAAGCTTTTCTGCACCCCACGGGGGGGATTTTGGCCTCAGAGGTGAAAACACGGACGTTTTacagagcagaaatacaaaaccaGCAGCCAGCTATCGCCACGTGCAGCTAACAGCAGCAAGACAACCAGGAGATGCAGGGAAGCAAACACCCCCCGAACAcaggcatctttttttttttttttttctgcatagatTCCAAAAACGCAAGTGAAATGAGCGGAGTTTACGCTGCCAGCCTGCAGGCGAGCATCTTGCTGTCAGAGAGGGCTCGGAAAGCACCTCAGCAAGGCAAGGCAGCCCCAAAGGGCCcaaaccccagccctgcaggtcTGGCACTCACAACCCGGCCTGCGCCGCTTCtgagaaagaaggggaaaaaaaaataaattgtttctgtaAATCACATTTATGGCAGGGGATGGAAATCTAATGCAGCTCTCGCCTTGCTGCAAACACTCTGAACAAGTCAGCCCAACACTTGGCTAAGAGGAATTTGtcaccaaggaaaaaaatccaaatgcagGCAGCGGAGCTCTCTGCTCCCGGCCGTGGCCAGCcctggggtgggagctggggccCTGCTCCGGCCCTGGGACAGAGAAATTAAGGCTGGAGACAGAGCTCCCAGCTCGCCCAGTGCCCGTCCTCCTAAAAACATGGGGGGCAGCAGAGGGGGGCACAACAGACAGCACGGTGATGGGGACGGATAGCAGACGTGAGGCCAGCCCAAAGGCAGAGGTGAGCAACAACCATatataatacatttaatatGCCGCTTAGATTTTTAAcatagatttctttcttttattattattattattatttctgacaCTGGTgagtcatttaaatatttagcccagacaataaaatataaaaacatctaCTGTATGTGCCTGCTGATTCTAACAATAGTCACAATATTAGGGCCCGGTGAATGTTATTATAGAAGAATATCTTAAGTCCATGTCATACATACATTATGAacttacaaataaataactCTACAAAAATCCTGTCTTCTCTCCATAGTTTTATGTGATCGGCAAAAAAGGCTCTTTCTGGTGATGGCAAATTAGGAATTGCACATTTAGTTAGACGAGTACATTACTGGTGCATCACCAAGTCAACCACTAGTCAACAAAAAGACATATCAtatgaaacaattttttaaatttttattttacatctttatACATAAAACTTCCAAGGTAACTCTTTGAATCCAACTGAATGTTAATAGCACATCTAAAAATGAATGTCAGGTAGTCAACATTCACAAAATGTTGAAAACTGATTAAAATGTACATATTACTGAAAGCTACAACTTCACTACGAGGCAGGCATGTATTTTTTGACTTGTATAGCACCGTCAAGTACAGtctctttatttaaaactacAGTGAAGGATAAAAAAGTAGTCAATGGTAAAATATTGTTCAACTTAAAATCTCTAAGCAaccaaaaataaagttaaacTACCCTCTCTTCTCATCCATGATTTATAATGTTATAAGTACtgtacattttctgtaataatattattaaaatgccTGATATTTAGTGGCACgagtaaaaaaattaaaataaattaagaagcAGAGGCCAATCACCGGACATAAAGCTTCGGACACGACCAATGACTAACACTGATTTTCTGGTGCGCCACCGTGGACATCAGCATTTGTACAGACACAGAAGCGAAGGACAGGCGAGCTCCATCTCTGCTCTGACGGCGTCTCGGTTTACTTTGCCGGCATCTTCTCTGCCATGTGCTTCTGCTGGCTCTCAGCATGTctgggaggagggaaagaagcagCCCTGTTACTGGTAATCAGTGGGAGGGAGGCAAACCCACACCGATGGAGCCATGGCCAGAGccgtgctgctcctgcagcgcTTCCCGAGGAAATGCAGCCCCGAGCGAGGCCAGGGGTGGGCTGGCTCAGCTGCTCCAGGTCAGGAAGGGAACGCTTCCCCGGCCAGGAAACACCTTCCCCACGGGGTCTGCTTCAGCTTCAGGCACTTCCTCCTCTTCCGCAGGGAACTGAGGCTTCCTCGGCCACGAACAATGCCAGGATGCGGCACCGCCACCGCGGCGCTGCCCGGGCTGCCAAATCCCTCTGCTTACTGAACCCCTGCTCACTGCATTTTGGAAGCGAAGCGTTTTCCAAAGCACAGGACACACCTGTGCAGGGTCGAGCCTGCTTTTCTGGTGCTTGTCTCCCCGCAGCTCCTGCTTTTGTGGGATTTTGGCCCCCAAACCCTGAGTGCTTTGTTACCGCCAACCCAAATCGTCTAGGACTGAAACTCTGCTAAAAGAAGCCCCGTCCACGTTGCCACCACGGAGCCAGGTCCCGAGCGAAGGGAAGCGCACATGGACCCCCCTCACCTGGTCAGGTCCTCGATGTCCACCAGCATCGCGTCCTGCTCCGTGTGCAGCTCGTCCCggatgagcagcagctgcaccagcTCCTCGTTCAAGCCTAGGGCCGGAGAGAAAGGCGGGGAGTTGGTGCTGTGCCCAGGGGTGAGTTTGTAATATTGTAATTGAATAAATTTCCTAGTGCTTCTGGGACTCAAGCCTCAGTGCTACAGCTTTTGAGGAGTCCTGGGCAATAAAAACTGCAGCAAGCATCCAGCCTGGGGGTATTTAGGCACCACTTGCCCCctgagcagcatccctgcctgtCATGTGAACACAAGAAGAGgagcggctgctgctgcccgcctGCGGGCAGAAACCAGGGGCAGTCTCCAAGCAGCAAAACATCCCTAGCAGAGGGCTctggggctgccaggagggTTGCTAATTAACAAACGCGAGCAATTACAGAGCAGCAAGGGAGCccaataaacatttttttcatttttttgaccTACAGCCACCGGAGAAGTTTCCTCCAAGATTAATTAATTGTTGGCACTGGAAGGTGGAGATGCCTGGGGGAAAAACCCTGGATCCTTTGGAGAGAGCAAAGACAGACAAGGAGGCAAATGCAAGGACCCATGAAACACGTTAACTCACTGCAAGCTGCCAGAGCAGCACATTCACCAGAATCTATGTGCCCAGGCTGCCTGCTAGTCTGGAGTTTCTCCACTTGTGGATGTTCCTGATGCCACAGCACAGCATCACAGGAAAACGCAGCCATAAAGCTGCATAAAGGCATAAAACTGGCAGCAGCTTCCAGATGTCCTGAGAGTATTTTTACCCGACAAGGTTTTGAGTTACAAACGATGCGGCAGGTGCTGGAGCAATGCTGCCACCACCATCCCTATGTTACAGAGCACTCCGagtgctttggggaaaaaaaagaaggcaaaaaggagAAGAATCTGGCAAAAAATCCACCTCCAGCTTCTGCAGTGCCACTTGTATTTGTGTTATTGTACATTTACCAACATTTTTATGTATACCCTGAAGTAGATGGGACATGCCAAAGAAGAATTAAACAAATATCACTTACTTTCTATCTGTGAGTGGAGATCATTGACTATCACTTGTAGCTGCCCGATAGTCATGTCTCTCAAATCAGTGGGTTTTAAGCTTCTCTTCATCAGGCATTCGCTTATATGAGGCATATGTGGCAGCTGGAAATAAAGTTTCCACTCTTTAATTATTTCCCTGAATTATCTGTAATTGTTTTCACTTGTAATTATTTATGATAAAGCCAGAGGAGCAATGGGCAGAGGTCCCAGCCCCACACTTACAAGATCAGCTACCGGAGATTTCttcctgttctgcttttccacCTCCACCTGCATTTTGGCCATGGGCTTTGCCATAGCCAAGGCCATTTTGGCTTCGGCTTGGAGTTTCTTTTGCCTGGTGAGAAAATCCATGTCATCGAGGGACTCGGACTCCTCCTCGGTCGTGTCTCTGTCGGAGTAGGAAGAGCTCTGCTTGCTCTAGGGAAGCAGACACGCAGCCGTTACAGCCCGGCActgccaccgccgccgccagcGGGGACAGAGCAAAGCAGTTGGCTTGCACCTTATCGCCTTTTTGTGCACTCACAAATGGCATGATTTCTACAGGCAAGGtgaaacaagtttttttttttttttttaattattttttaaaaattaagtctGCAAGATTATTTGTAAAAACCAAGCAGTGATTTTGCCTCCTTTGAGTACCAATGGCAGCTTGAGCACATGCAATTCAAAGGGGAGCCAGGCAGATCAATGGGTGTTTAGAGGACGGGCTGGTTAAGCTGGAGGAAAGCCTAGCACATGTCTGGGGCCTCTGTGTTATattcacagaggaaaagaggagaggaaagctgGTGGGAGCTGATACGGCTTCGAATCCATTACTGCCTGGGCAATTACCAGACCCATGGAGAAAGGAGGGCGGAGAAGGGACATTGACCATGGAGGTGGCTGGTGTCAGCAGCAGGTCTCTGCTACCCAGGGGCAATGTGCAATCTGCCTCTCAGCAccctgcatttcttttattgACGACTGAAGATGCTGCTCTGGGGTTTAGCGCTGCTGTTTTAATAGGCTCGGCTCTCCACGGGTTCCCATTAGGGACAGTGTTAAGGTTTTTGTGCCCCGCACCCCTGCAAGAGGCGCCCCCAGACCTACCATGGGCGACAAAGGCGTGTCCAGGCTGGTCTCTGTCTTGCTGTCATCGGCGTCGCTGTCCTTGTCGCTGCCGCTGTCATTCACGAAGCAGATCTGCAGGTTCATCCCGCTTTGGAGCCTGCGGGGGAAGGAGAGGTGACAACACGGGGatgggacggggatggggacgggaaTGGGGCTGGACACCGTGCTGGGATCCTGCGCTTCCCCCCATCACGTCAACAGGGCCTGCAGGCGAGGTGCTGCAGCACCGGCAGCAGCAGGCCCTGCTTGCCTGATTTTGCACTGacctaagaaaaacagaaccacTTTTTTCCCTGAGAAGATGGTCCCAGAGCTGTTATTTGATGTGGAAACACACCCAAAACACCTCCACTCTCACGTGCTGAGAGGAACTGCCTCGGTGCCAGGCTGTGGCCCCatgcagctgcctctcctccgTGGCCGTGCCCTGTGGTGGACCTGCAACAGCGATGCCCTGCTCGGCCCTGAGCAGCCCCAaagccccaccagcagcagagcagggccaaATGCTGGTGCTGATGGTGACAAGTCCCAGGCAGGCTGCCTCCTCTGCGCCAGGCCAGGTTTCTAAGAGGCATCCCCAAGGGACTGAAAGCGCCCGGCTCCGCAACGCTAAGGCCTCTACCCGATATAAAGCCTCTACCACCATCTATGGATGAACTTCAGAACTGCTGAGATACCGCAGAGCTTCGTCATCGCGGGTGGCCTTTAATACCAAATAACGTGGGATGaccaaaatgatttatttaggAGGGTAGTAAGGCTGTCTGCGGCGAAGAGGCTGCTTCTACAGCTGAAACCTTCCCGGCTTTATAAATAACTACAGTTAGCAATCAGCTCCCAAgtgagagggagaagggaagcagcacagccccaaacCCCACTGCTGAGCAAGGCAAGAGCAGGACGGAGGTGAGGAGGCACCCCTGTCACCCAGCGCAGTCTCCCAAATCCCAGGTGATTTCACTCCCGCTACCACTTGAGTTATGAGCCGTGATATCGCACATATTTCCAGCTCATCGATGACCACATTTGGTAGCTTCAGGCCAAGCACTGACCCCTCCAGAACCAGCACTGGCCCTGCCGAATGCAGGCAGTCTGCTCCCAGTTCAGCCATTCCCACATCCCAGTCAGCCCCGTGCCGCTGACTGGCCAGGGCAGGCTTGGAGCAGCACATGTGGTGCACCGAGAACTGGGTGAAACCACTTCATCTGGTGCCTCTGGTCAGATAAACATCTCATAGCACACCAGGAAGTGACTCCTTTTACAAAACCATATTTATGAAACCCCACAGTGGCGTTCATCGGGCACAGCAGCCGATGACTGCAGTTATCAGCCTTCCCGCTGCGTGTCCCAGGCACCTGACGTCAGGGCCGGGCCCATTTGCCTCCTACAGATCCTGCTCAGTCTTTGCTCATAttccaaattcatttttaaaaaatatcccCAGGAAGCAGAGGTttcctgtgccagcactacCAGGCCCCACCACCACGTGCCTAAGATGGGGCAGGCCCACGCACAAGCTCTGCAACAAGGGGGTTTATATCTGTACTTACAGGCAGCAAACTCTAATTTTACATTAGGTTTCGtggttttgtttattcattACTCTACGTTAGCATTAATAATTACACACAGGCTTTTAAGCCAGGCTAAATAAACGTGGATACCCAGGACGGGGAGCAGGATGCTGCCTTCGGCTTGGCTTAAAACTGCTTCATGCAGAAAGGGAAGAGCAAGTGCAAAATGGGGCCTGCGGGATGCCTGCGTGTCAAGAGCGTGACCTAAATGC
The DNA window shown above is from Aythya fuligula isolate bAytFul2 chromosome 9, bAytFul2.pri, whole genome shotgun sequence and carries:
- the LOC116492351 gene encoding schwannomin-interacting protein 1 isoform X4 codes for the protein MVLQENGPYQAQKNERESIRQKLALGSFFDDGPGLYTSCSKSGKPSLSSRLQSGMNLQICFVNDSGSDKDSDADDSKTETSLDTPLSPMSKQSSSYSDRDTTEEESESLDDMDFLTRQKKLQAEAKMALAMAKPMAKMQVEVEKQNRKKSPVADLLPHMPHISECLMKRSLKPTDLRDMTIGQLQVIVNDLHSQIESLNEELVQLLLIRDELHTEQDAMLVDIEDLTRHAESQQKHMAEKMPAK
- the LOC116492351 gene encoding schwannomin-interacting protein 1 isoform X3 translates to MSGAGDGMADIIGQASARDVEGNYKKAQKNERESIRQKLALGSFFDDGPGLYTSCSKSGKPSLSSRLQSGMNLQICFVNDSGSDKDSDADDSKTETSLDTPLSPMSKQSSSYSDRDTTEEESESLDDMDFLTRQKKLQAEAKMALAMAKPMAKMQVEVEKQNRKKSPVADLLPHMPHISECLMKRSLKPTDLRDMTIGQLQVIVNDLHSQIESLNEELVQLLLIRDELHTEQDAMLVDIEDLTRHAESQQKHMAEKMPAK
- the LOC116492351 gene encoding IQCJ-SCHIP1 readthrough transcript protein isoform X2 encodes the protein MRLEELKRLQNTLEQVNDGKYLLQSHQLAMDEENNIEKYHINLQPLESKVKIIQRAWREYLQRQDLHHEQLDKRSPSPPSLSSDKMSRSISMNTFSDSSTPAQKNERESIRQKLALGSFFDDGPGLYTSCSKSGKPSLSSRLQSGMNLQICFVNDSGSDKDSDADDSKTETSLDTPLSPMSKQSSSYSDRDTTEEESESLDDMDFLTRQKKLQAEAKMALAMAKPMAKMQVEVEKQNRKKSPVADLLPHMPHISECLMKRSLKPTDLRDMTIGQLQVIVNDLHSQIESLNEELVQLLLIRDELHTEQDAMLVDIEDLTRHAESQQKHMAEKMPAK